A region of Sulfurimonas sp. DNA encodes the following proteins:
- a CDS encoding WD40 repeat domain-containing protein yields MISIYIKYFILICFIYIQIDAKDIFPTFKLKSVGFVNDFVIDKNHLYAANDMGVVDIFDIKKKQIVKQIVLPPLTTSMNKLIAPNILSVDYINNKVLIVSIGKSSYTNVWIYENNELKNIINEEKKLSIKEARFLDDKKIIFGTLGSEVILRDTTENYNVYKIHISYSALGDMTLSDDKQEIIVVDEGGEVKLIDAKSSKVKKSFKAQNVDNIFHVAFKNGVVLTAGQDRRMAVYVKNQKPYYIKNDFLVYCVGLSPSAKVGVFSRGEENYLQLFNPKTKEFTDRLVGHKAPPNNIIFINEKELFSSDARREIFYWRID; encoded by the coding sequence GTGATAAGCATTTATATTAAATATTTTATTCTTATTTGTTTTATTTATATACAAATAGATGCAAAAGATATTTTCCCAACATTTAAACTAAAGTCTGTTGGTTTTGTTAATGATTTTGTGATTGATAAAAATCATCTTTATGCTGCAAATGATATGGGTGTAGTTGATATTTTTGATATTAAAAAGAAACAAATAGTCAAGCAGATTGTTCTTCCACCTCTTACTACTTCAATGAATAAACTAATAGCTCCAAATATTTTAAGTGTTGATTATATCAATAATAAAGTTCTCATCGTAAGCATCGGTAAGAGTTCGTATACGAATGTATGGATTTATGAAAATAATGAACTAAAAAATATAATAAATGAAGAAAAAAAATTGTCAATTAAAGAAGCTCGTTTTTTAGATGATAAAAAAATTATATTTGGCACACTTGGCTCAGAAGTTATATTAAGAGATACTACTGAAAACTATAATGTTTATAAAATACATATCTCATATAGTGCCTTAGGCGATATGACTCTAAGTGATGATAAACAAGAGATTATAGTAGTAGATGAGGGTGGAGAAGTTAAACTCATAGATGCAAAAAGTTCTAAAGTAAAAAAAAGTTTTAAAGCGCAAAATGTTGATAATATTTTTCATGTAGCATTTAAAAATGGAGTAGTCTTAACAGCAGGACAAGATAGGAGAATGGCAGTATATGTTAAAAATCAAAAACCTTATTACATAAAAAATGATTTTTTAGTTTACTGTGTTGGTTTAAGCCCAAGTGCTAAAGTAGGGGTTTTTTCCAGAGGTGAAGAAAATTATCTACAACTATTTAATCCAAAAACAAAAGAGTTCACAGATCGTTTAGTTGGTCATAAGGCTCCACCAAACAATATAATATTTATAAATGAAAAAGAGCTTTTTAGCTCAGATGCAAGAAGAGAGATTTTTTACTGGAGGATTGATTGA
- a CDS encoding response regulator, with translation MVENSIIIVEDDEITALNLNLSLQKHGYDVVAVCDNAIDAKVKIEELEPDIIIIDISLDESNDGIELGNTVRQEYNIPFIYLTSYSDDDMISQAKQTEPYGYIVKPFDPSSLHATLQMAIFKYEVENKRKVNIEESNVNDFDIEKLLHAKKDIDKPIVYFGDEYYLDIGISETFFKDKKIKLTKKENAFLRLLVAQLASVVTFEQAMDYVWQESGATANSVRTLVWRLRNKLPTDIIKNASGIGYCIEE, from the coding sequence ATGGTTGAAAATAGTATTATTATTGTTGAAGATGATGAGATTACAGCGTTAAATCTTAATTTATCTCTGCAAAAACATGGCTATGATGTTGTAGCAGTTTGTGATAATGCAATAGATGCAAAAGTTAAAATAGAAGAGTTGGAACCAGATATAATAATCATTGATATATCTCTTGATGAAAGCAATGATGGCATAGAATTGGGTAATACTGTAAGACAAGAATATAATATTCCGTTTATTTATCTCACTTCTTATAGTGATGATGACATGATATCTCAAGCAAAACAAACTGAACCTTATGGTTATATTGTTAAGCCTTTTGATCCATCTTCTCTTCATGCAACTCTTCAGATGGCAATTTTTAAGTATGAAGTTGAAAATAAAAGAAAAGTAAATATAGAAGAATCAAATGTAAATGATTTTGATATTGAAAAATTATTACATGCAAAAAAAGATATAGATAAACCAATCGTATATTTTGGAGATGAATATTATCTTGATATAGGTATAAGTGAAACATTTTTTAAAGATAAAAAAATTAAACTTACTAAAAAAGAGAATGCTTTTTTGCGTCTTTTAGTCGCTCAACTTGCTAGTGTTGTTACATTTGAGCAAGCAATGGACTATGTTTGGCAAGAGAGTGGAGCAACAGCAAATAGTGTTAGAACACTGGTTTGGAGACTTAGAAATAAGTTGCCAACAGATATTATTAAAAATGCTTCAGGCATTGGTTATTGTATAGAAGAGTAG
- a CDS encoding Ppx/GppA phosphatase family protein, with protein sequence MAKRVAVIDIGSSSIRLAVYEKTSRFAFHLLNESKSRVRLSQNAYQNNNNLQEEAIKRTVDALRDFLTIITSYKARKTLCVATSALREAPNKQEFILRVKKELNLNIKIIDGQKEAYLGAIACANLLPTQKNAISIDIGGGSTELALIDDKRILNTMSINLGTIRIKELFCDCQKIDEAIKYIDSKLEVLNDKNVNTIIGLGGTFRAISTAILKNKKYPLNKTHAFTYDSDELNNFLNAVLNADNKELTKLGIRSERFDIIKPGVMILQRILKKLSIKKVVTSGVGVREGVFLSDLLRGSKDKFPTHYNTSMRYILDAHVSEKNFANLLNSLAKKIFDLTYLHLGIDKQYRKDLAMAAKLYPSGGDVHFYSKNKHSYYLIQSALEYGVTHNQIILIATLCKYAKKKLPSSSHLQKYALLLPDTNTTNVLSYLLSLSISLLVHRPRNIDFDLVFCDGVLKIKSNKKLHLSKEAVEKLEAITSLKIEF encoded by the coding sequence ATGGCAAAACGAGTAGCAGTTATCGACATAGGTTCTAGCTCAATAAGGCTAGCTGTTTATGAAAAAACATCTCGTTTTGCTTTTCATCTTTTAAATGAGTCAAAAAGCAGAGTCAGACTTTCACAAAATGCTTACCAAAATAATAATAACCTTCAAGAAGAAGCAATCAAAAGAACAGTAGATGCCCTTCGAGACTTTTTAACTATTATTACCTCATATAAAGCTAGAAAAACTTTATGCGTAGCGACATCAGCGTTAAGAGAAGCACCAAACAAACAAGAATTTATTTTAAGAGTAAAAAAAGAGTTAAATCTAAACATTAAAATAATAGATGGTCAAAAAGAAGCTTACTTAGGTGCAATTGCTTGTGCTAACTTACTGCCAACGCAAAAAAATGCAATTAGCATAGATATAGGTGGAGGTTCTACTGAATTAGCTCTAATTGATGATAAACGCATTTTAAACACTATGTCTATTAATCTCGGTACCATTAGGATTAAAGAACTTTTTTGCGATTGCCAAAAAATAGATGAAGCTATAAAATATATAGACTCAAAACTTGAAGTATTAAATGATAAAAATGTAAATACTATCATTGGACTTGGAGGAACATTTAGAGCAATTTCCACAGCTATTTTAAAAAATAAAAAATATCCGCTAAACAAGACTCATGCTTTTACTTATGATAGTGATGAGCTAAATAATTTTTTAAATGCTGTTTTGAATGCGGACAATAAAGAACTTACAAAACTTGGCATAAGAAGTGAAAGGTTTGACATAATTAAACCTGGAGTTATGATACTCCAAAGAATACTAAAAAAGCTTTCTATTAAAAAAGTTGTAACAAGTGGTGTAGGAGTTAGAGAAGGTGTATTTTTAAGTGACTTACTAAGAGGTTCTAAAGATAAGTTTCCAACACACTACAACACATCTATGAGGTATATTCTAGATGCTCATGTAAGTGAGAAAAATTTTGCAAATCTTTTAAACTCATTGGCTAAAAAAATATTCGATTTAACTTATCTACACTTAGGCATAGATAAACAATATCGTAAAGACTTAGCGATGGCTGCAAAACTATACCCAAGTGGAGGAGATGTACATTTTTACTCTAAAAACAAGCATAGTTACTATCTAATTCAAAGTGCATTAGAGTATGGGGTAACTCATAATCAGATTATTCTTATTGCAACTCTATGTAAATATGCTAAAAAGAAACTTCCATCTTCTTCGCATCTACAAAAGTATGCTCTACTTCTTCCAGATACTAATACTACAAATGTTCTTAGTTACCTACTGTCTCTTAGCATATCTTTACTTGTTCATAGGCCAAGAAATATTGACTTTGATTTAGTTTTTTGTGATGGAGTATTAAAAATCAAATCAAATAAAAAACTTCATCTAAGTAAAGAAGCAGTAGAAAAACTAGAAGCTATAACTAGCTTAAAAATAGAGTTTTAA
- a CDS encoding YfhL family 4Fe-4S dicluster ferredoxin, with the protein MALLINNECIACDACREECPTTAIEEGDPVYYIDPDRCIECVSIYDEPACISVCPVDCIVLDKDNVESIAELQFKYKNLKTEE; encoded by the coding sequence ATGGCTTTACTAATTAATAACGAATGCATTGCATGTGATGCATGTCGTGAAGAGTGTCCAACTACTGCGATAGAAGAGGGTGACCCCGTGTACTATATAGACCCTGATAGATGCATAGAGTGTGTTAGTATCTATGATGAACCAGCTTGTATCTCAGTATGCCCCGTAGATTGCATTGTTTTAGACAAAGACAATGTTGAATCGATCGCAGAACTACAGTTTAAATACAAAAATTTAAAAACAGAAGAGTAA
- a CDS encoding 5'-nucleotidase, giving the protein MALNLQNTLVVGISATALFDLSQADKLYKKYASHPDKAIEVYRDYMLKNEDIVLEKGVGFPLIKALLNLNRFQNKNETPLVEVVVMSRNSPDTGVRVLNTIREIGLNITRSAFTAGESSADYLEAFNVDLFLTTNEEDAQVVIDNRVCASAVLSVSPEYECDISDDQVRIAFDGDAVLFDEESEIVYKEKGIEAFHENEKKAQDIPMNKGPFASFLKKLASLQDRLPMRMEFSPVRIALVTARNAPSDIRAIKTLRHWGVYVDEAFFLGGITKSKILKAFKAHIFFDDQDVHLEDSSLVVPCGKVLYPSNCKLNNKNICVI; this is encoded by the coding sequence TTGGCACTTAACTTACAAAATACACTTGTTGTTGGCATCTCTGCAACTGCTTTATTTGACCTATCCCAAGCAGATAAATTATATAAAAAATATGCTTCTCATCCTGATAAGGCAATAGAGGTTTATAGAGATTATATGCTTAAAAATGAGGATATAGTACTTGAAAAAGGAGTTGGTTTTCCTCTTATAAAAGCACTGTTAAATTTAAATAGATTTCAAAATAAAAATGAAACTCCTTTGGTTGAAGTAGTCGTAATGTCGAGAAACTCACCAGATACTGGTGTAAGAGTATTAAATACCATAAGAGAGATTGGACTAAATATAACTCGCTCAGCATTTACAGCAGGGGAATCTAGTGCTGATTATTTAGAAGCATTTAATGTTGACTTATTTTTAACTACAAATGAAGAAGATGCTCAGGTAGTGATTGATAATAGAGTATGCGCTTCAGCAGTATTGTCAGTTTCTCCAGAGTATGAATGTGATATAAGTGATGATCAAGTTAGAATAGCTTTTGATGGAGATGCTGTACTTTTTGATGAAGAAAGTGAGATAGTTTATAAGGAAAAAGGCATAGAAGCCTTTCATGAAAATGAAAAAAAAGCACAAGATATTCCAATGAATAAAGGTCCTTTTGCTTCATTTCTAAAAAAACTTGCTTCTTTACAAGATAGACTTCCTATGAGAATGGAATTCTCTCCTGTCCGTATAGCCTTAGTTACAGCTAGAAATGCACCATCTGATATTAGAGCTATTAAAACTTTAAGACATTGGGGTGTTTATGTTGATGAAGCATTTTTTTTAGGCGGTATTACGAAAAGCAAAATTTTAAAAGCCTTTAAAGCACATATATTTTTTGATGATCAAGATGTTCACCTTGAAGATTCTTCTTTAGTTGTTCCATGTGGTAAAGTGTTGTATCCAAGTAATTGTAAACTTAATAATAAAAACATTTGTGTTATTTAG
- a CDS encoding hybrid sensor histidine kinase/response regulator, whose amino-acid sequence MYEKLPNLVKHREIFINSKNDIITKWLSYTSPQKILKQYDIEKEFFLSRYAGGVFDYFMNVIEGSVKIGQCPIMHKFLLYLKHKEISADELFEICNHFRRSMIDFSYDKELDSKDMTNEISFIFDKNFRGVLKFHTETVFQKLIDARKTADTASQAKEYFLSNMSHEIRTPLNAILGFVNLLMDENVSKKHRNYLNIIFKSGENLLSIINDILDFSKLRSGEFTIEAKNFSAHDEISQTMELFVASANEKNITITSFIDPYIPKKLYADSLRMKQILSNFLSNAIKFTSVNGHICVEASYENRNLILSVTDNGVGIKKQDLDSIFTAFVQANYEQLKNLDGTGLGLSICHQLVQRMGGKINVTSTFKKGSTFSISLPASSQSELCPIYENILNFQSYKIVIYSEDNKDCYKANSFLKYAKIFDMNVEIVNNLDNDFDIAFFVNEDVNADFKAKLINSDKKFIAMVNTPSDEYDKYDNIAFISFPLYCSKIRDTFSEIFNPDAYSPHKKNIATKFIGHILVAEDNEANQELIKIILAKYGLSFSIAHNGLEAVNLYKQNHYDLILMDEQMPIMDGTQAVKEILDYEISKGLGHTPVSALTANVVKGAKEKRLSSGFDSFLGKPIILKDIEEVFNLYLKVNFSENNKIKIQKSKDSIIGLDTTKLKEELMLNQDELLMLLKLFIKKMKKQLPELEEDIKNKEYKKIALNAHSIKGSSGNFRIESIQHNASEMEEMAKNEDANYNYKICLEKIRRRIQEIEIS is encoded by the coding sequence ATGTATGAAAAATTACCAAACTTGGTAAAACATAGAGAAATTTTCATAAACTCTAAAAATGATATTATTACAAAATGGTTATCTTACACTTCACCACAAAAAATATTAAAACAATATGACATAGAAAAAGAATTTTTTTTATCAAGATATGCTGGCGGTGTATTTGATTACTTTATGAATGTAATAGAAGGTAGTGTAAAAATTGGACAATGTCCTATTATGCATAAATTTTTACTATATTTAAAACATAAAGAAATAAGTGCTGATGAACTTTTTGAAATCTGTAATCATTTTCGCCGTTCTATGATTGATTTTTCTTACGATAAAGAACTAGATTCAAAAGATATGACAAATGAAATATCATTTATTTTTGACAAAAACTTTAGAGGTGTATTAAAATTTCATACAGAGACAGTCTTTCAAAAACTCATTGATGCCAGAAAAACAGCAGATACAGCTTCACAAGCTAAAGAATATTTTTTATCAAACATGTCTCATGAGATTAGAACTCCACTTAATGCTATTTTAGGTTTTGTAAATCTTCTTATGGATGAAAATGTTTCAAAAAAACATAGGAACTACCTAAATATTATTTTTAAAAGTGGTGAAAATCTTTTAAGTATTATAAATGATATTTTAGACTTCTCTAAACTGCGTAGTGGTGAATTTACAATCGAAGCAAAAAATTTCTCAGCCCATGATGAGATAAGCCAAACTATGGAGCTTTTCGTTGCTAGTGCTAATGAAAAAAATATTACTATAACATCTTTTATAGACCCTTATATTCCAAAAAAACTATATGCCGACTCTTTAAGAATGAAACAAATATTATCAAATTTTTTGAGTAATGCCATAAAATTTACATCAGTAAATGGACATATCTGCGTAGAAGCTTCTTATGAAAATAGAAATCTCATACTAAGTGTTACAGATAATGGTGTAGGTATCAAAAAACAAGATTTAGACAGTATCTTTACTGCTTTTGTTCAAGCAAATTATGAGCAATTAAAAAACTTAGACGGAACAGGTTTAGGACTTTCTATTTGTCATCAACTTGTACAACGAATGGGTGGAAAAATAAATGTAACATCAACATTTAAAAAAGGAAGTACTTTTTCAATTAGTTTACCAGCATCTTCGCAAAGTGAACTTTGTCCTATTTATGAAAATATATTAAACTTTCAATCTTATAAAATTGTAATTTATTCAGAAGATAATAAAGACTGCTATAAGGCAAATTCTTTCTTAAAGTATGCAAAAATATTTGATATGAATGTAGAAATAGTTAATAACTTAGATAATGATTTTGATATAGCATTTTTTGTAAATGAAGATGTTAATGCAGATTTTAAAGCAAAACTTATAAACTCAGATAAAAAATTCATAGCAATGGTAAATACACCAAGTGACGAATATGACAAATATGATAATATCGCATTTATCTCTTTTCCTTTATATTGTTCTAAAATAAGAGATACTTTTAGTGAGATTTTTAACCCAGATGCTTATTCTCCTCACAAAAAAAATATTGCTACCAAATTTATTGGTCATATTCTTGTAGCAGAGGACAATGAAGCCAATCAAGAACTTATTAAAATTATACTTGCAAAATATGGACTTAGTTTTAGCATTGCTCACAATGGGCTAGAAGCAGTCAACCTTTATAAGCAAAATCATTATGATTTAATTCTTATGGACGAACAGATGCCAATCATGGATGGAACACAAGCAGTTAAAGAAATTTTAGACTATGAGATAAGCAAAGGACTTGGGCATACACCTGTTTCAGCACTTACAGCAAATGTAGTAAAGGGAGCAAAAGAGAAACGATTAAGCAGTGGGTTTGACTCATTTTTGGGTAAGCCAATTATTTTAAAAGATATAGAAGAAGTTTTTAACCTCTACCTAAAAGTAAATTTTAGTGAAAACAATAAGATAAAAATACAAAAATCTAAGGACTCTATTATTGGTTTAGATACAACGAAATTAAAAGAAGAACTTATGTTAAATCAAGATGAACTACTTATGCTTTTAAAATTATTTATAAAAAAAATGAAAAAACAACTTCCAGAATTAGAAGAAGATATAAAGAATAAAGAATATAAAAAAATTGCACTAAATGCTCATAGCATAAAAGGTTCGAGCGGAAATTTTAGAATAGAATCTATACAGCATAATGCAAGTGAGATGGAAGAAATGGCAAAAAATGAAGATGCCAATTATAACTATAAAATATGTTTAGAAAAAATAAGAAGAAGAATTCAAGAGATAGAGATATCTTAA
- a CDS encoding NAD(P)/FAD-dependent oxidoreductase, whose translation MARLVILGAGVAGHTAASFAAKWLGNGHEVVVVTPNAKWNWIPSNIWVGVGEMTKEEVTFDLAPVYEKAGAVYKQAKAVSINPEGSEAMEKPFVSIEYTGQDKEGSTEDVEYDYLINATGPKLNFGATPGLGEGTTLGEHTVSVCTADHAVHASHELNNCIQKMKSGERQKFLIGTGHGMCTCQGAAFEYIFNIEHKLQEKGVRDMADITWISNESFLGDFGMGGLHFKMGGFVTSSKVFAESLYAERGMDWIIGAHVNKVESGMVTYESLDGSIDTQEFDFAMLIPPFAGVGMKAYSKDGSDITDTVFAPNGMMKVDADYTKTSYADWEPKDWPRTLQSPVYKNIFAAGIAFAPPHPISKPMKTPNGTPITPTPPRTGMPSAMMGKAVTQSIVDMINGAPEPTHTSCMAEMGAACVASAGKGLFSGTAAAMTVFPIVPNFEKYPGTGRDINGTTGEIGLAAHWVKHLLHHVFMWKAQLKPGWTLIPE comes from the coding sequence ATGGCAAGATTAGTAATACTTGGTGCTGGGGTAGCAGGTCATACAGCAGCATCATTTGCTGCAAAATGGCTAGGAAATGGACATGAGGTAGTAGTAGTTACTCCAAATGCAAAATGGAATTGGATTCCTTCAAACATCTGGGTAGGTGTTGGAGAAATGACTAAAGAAGAAGTTACTTTCGACTTAGCACCTGTGTATGAAAAAGCAGGGGCAGTATATAAGCAAGCAAAAGCTGTTTCAATTAATCCTGAGGGTAGCGAAGCAATGGAGAAACCATTTGTTAGTATTGAATACACAGGACAAGATAAAGAAGGCTCAACTGAAGATGTAGAGTATGACTATCTTATAAATGCAACAGGACCTAAGCTCAATTTTGGTGCAACACCAGGACTTGGTGAAGGCACTACTTTAGGCGAGCATACTGTTTCTGTGTGTACTGCTGATCATGCTGTTCATGCATCTCATGAGTTAAATAATTGCATCCAAAAGATGAAATCTGGAGAGCGTCAAAAGTTCTTAATTGGTACAGGACACGGAATGTGTACTTGTCAAGGTGCTGCATTTGAGTATATTTTCAATATTGAACACAAACTTCAAGAGAAGGGCGTTAGAGATATGGCGGATATCACTTGGATTTCAAATGAATCTTTCTTAGGTGACTTTGGTATGGGTGGATTACACTTTAAGATGGGTGGCTTTGTTACTTCATCTAAAGTTTTTGCTGAGTCTCTTTATGCCGAGCGTGGTATGGACTGGATTATTGGTGCTCATGTAAATAAAGTTGAATCAGGCATGGTTACTTATGAGTCACTTGATGGAAGTATTGATACTCAAGAGTTTGACTTTGCTATGCTTATCCCACCATTTGCTGGTGTTGGCATGAAAGCTTATTCTAAAGATGGTAGTGATATTACAGATACAGTTTTTGCTCCAAATGGAATGATGAAAGTTGATGCTGACTACACCAAAACTTCTTATGCTGATTGGGAGCCAAAAGATTGGCCAAGAACTCTTCAATCTCCTGTATATAAAAACATTTTTGCAGCTGGAATTGCTTTTGCTCCACCACATCCGATTTCAAAACCTATGAAAACACCAAATGGAACTCCAATCACTCCAACTCCTCCAAGAACTGGTATGCCATCTGCTATGATGGGCAAAGCTGTTACTCAAAGTATTGTTGATATGATAAATGGAGCACCTGAACCTACTCATACATCATGCATGGCAGAGATGGGGGCAGCTTGTGTAGCATCTGCTGGTAAAGGTTTATTTAGCGGAACTGCGGCAGCAATGACTGTTTTTCCAATCGTTCCAAACTTTGAGAAATACCCTGGAACTGGTCGTGATATAAATGGTACAACAGGTGAAATTGGTCTTGCAGCACACTGGGTGAAGCATCTACTTCATCATGTGTTTATGTGGAAGGCTCAACTTAAACCAGGTTGGACTTTAATTCCAGAATAA
- a CDS encoding IS3 family transposase has protein sequence MSRKQGQTYTAKQKTKIVLEMLKEDMTISQLATKYKITSQSLGKWKTQFLENASLAFDLGGATKAYRDEIEELKTENDGLAKALGKATVRAGFVEKKLKSLDLCNKKALIESKHKKLSISEQCEIFGISRSHYYYQPVPMSQKNIKLLHKIDEIATENSEYGYRFIYEQLKEDGYAIGRNRVLKYMAILGIQAIYPTKKKLTSIKNKEHKIYEYLLKKYWTRVGKKNTVYVPTPNEVWSGDITYIRINGGFMYLAAVIDWHSKAILSYKILSCPCGTNSMDATLATDVLEKALAKYPKPKIFNSDQGSQYTSNEHTQILKRYNIQISMNGKARSIHNIVIERFFRTLKHGNIYINDYQTIRNLKEGVKAYIYKYNFKRFHSSLDYRKPMNVYLEYLKNVG, from the coding sequence ATGAGTAGAAAACAAGGGCAAACTTATACGGCAAAACAGAAGACTAAAATAGTCTTAGAAATGTTAAAAGAAGATATGACAATAAGTCAGTTAGCAACTAAGTATAAAATCACTTCTCAATCATTAGGAAAATGGAAGACTCAATTTTTAGAAAATGCATCTTTAGCATTTGACTTGGGTGGAGCGACGAAAGCTTATAGAGATGAAATAGAAGAGTTAAAAACTGAGAATGATGGCTTAGCTAAGGCACTAGGAAAAGCAACTGTAAGAGCAGGTTTCGTTGAAAAAAAGCTAAAGAGCTTGGACTTATGTAATAAAAAAGCTTTGATCGAGTCCAAGCATAAAAAATTATCAATTTCAGAGCAATGTGAGATATTTGGTATTAGTAGAAGCCACTATTACTATCAACCAGTACCAATGAGTCAAAAAAACATCAAACTACTTCATAAAATTGATGAGATAGCTACAGAGAACTCAGAGTATGGTTATAGGTTTATCTACGAGCAACTCAAAGAAGATGGCTATGCCATTGGCAGAAATAGAGTCTTGAAATATATGGCAATACTTGGCATACAAGCAATATACCCAACTAAAAAGAAACTAACAAGTATTAAAAATAAAGAACATAAAATATATGAGTACCTCCTCAAGAAGTATTGGACTAGAGTTGGTAAGAAAAATACTGTCTATGTGCCTACTCCAAACGAAGTATGGAGTGGTGACATTACCTATATTCGTATTAACGGAGGTTTTATGTATCTGGCAGCAGTTATAGACTGGCATTCTAAAGCTATACTCTCCTATAAAATATTATCATGCCCTTGTGGTACTAATTCTATGGATGCAACACTTGCAACCGATGTGCTAGAAAAGGCACTTGCAAAGTATCCTAAGCCTAAGATATTTAATAGTGATCAAGGAAGTCAATATACAAGCAATGAGCATACTCAGATACTTAAAAGATATAATATTCAAATATCAATGAATGGGAAAGCTAGAAGTATTCACAATATAGTAATTGAGAGATTTTTTAGAACCCTTAAACATGGTAATATTTACATAAATGATTATCAAACTATTAGAAATTTAAAAGAAGGAGTTAAAGCTTATATCTATAAATACAACTTTAAGAGATTTCACTCAAGTTTAGATTATAGAAAACCGATGAATGTTTATCTTGAATATCTAAAAAATGTAGGGTAA
- a CDS encoding peptide deformylase, with the protein MIKDIIIYPTPTGVEYAPDIRVFNEQLFIFIDDLKETVEANNLKGLAAPQVGSYYNLVVIKKDGEFLELINPRVLRKSGEITSVETTSYFPNTSVQIKRYESISLVYEDRNGDSHSLKASGDFSILLQRKIDYLFGANFLTKLKDKDRENFEASLNANGVSCPTTPSSFSRDYFIKASNIVLIAMLLLLISSFIISEKDTLKEMWNYQLYLSFGVLAINIFYALYSYYENKKFSICTNCYNMSIFGVVAMGFFRLTMIMVVSFLLIN; encoded by the coding sequence ATGATTAAAGATATAATAATATACCCGACTCCAACAGGTGTGGAATATGCTCCAGATATAAGAGTTTTCAATGAGCAACTTTTTATTTTTATTGATGATTTAAAAGAAACAGTTGAAGCAAATAACTTAAAAGGATTGGCAGCTCCTCAAGTTGGAAGTTATTATAACTTAGTAGTTATAAAAAAGGATGGAGAGTTTCTTGAACTTATAAATCCGAGAGTTCTTCGAAAATCAGGAGAAATAACCTCAGTAGAAACAACTTCTTACTTCCCAAATACAAGTGTCCAAATAAAAAGATATGAAAGTATCAGTTTAGTATATGAAGATAGAAATGGAGACTCTCATTCTTTAAAAGCCTCTGGAGACTTTTCTATACTTCTTCAGAGAAAAATTGATTATCTATTTGGAGCGAATTTTTTAACAAAACTAAAAGATAAAGATAGAGAAAATTTTGAAGCAAGCTTAAATGCCAATGGAGTAAGTTGTCCTACAACACCATCATCATTTAGCAGAGATTATTTTATAAAAGCTTCTAATATTGTTTTAATTGCAATGTTATTACTACTTATTTCATCATTTATTATAAGTGAAAAAGATACATTGAAAGAAATGTGGAATTATCAACTATACCTATCATTTGGCGTTTTAGCCATAAATATTTTTTATGCTCTTTACTCATACTATGAAAATAAAAAATTTAGCATCTGCACCAATTGTTACAATATGAGTATATTTGGTGTAGTTGCCATGGGCTTTTTTAGATTAACTATGATTATGGTAGTATCATTTTTATTAATTAATTAA
- a CDS encoding GIY-YIG nuclease family protein, producing the protein MTYFVYILKCSDSTLYTGIATDITRRLNEHNNSDKGAKYTKNRRPVKLVYSESQPDRSSASKREYFIKKLSREKKLQLINQSILQ; encoded by the coding sequence ATGACTTACTTTGTTTATATACTTAAGTGTAGCGATAGCACTCTTTATACTGGAATAGCCACAGATATTACAAGGCGATTGAATGAACATAACAACTCAGATAAAGGTGCAAAATATACAAAGAATAGACGCCCTGTTAAGCTCGTATACAGTGAATCTCAGCCTGATAGAAGTAGTGCTTCAAAAAGGGAGTATTTTATAAAAAAACTCTCAAGAGAAAAGAAACTACAACTCATAAATCAATCAATCCTCCAGTAA